In Syngnathus scovelli strain Florida chromosome 10, RoL_Ssco_1.2, whole genome shotgun sequence, the following are encoded in one genomic region:
- the kank4 gene encoding KN motif and ankyrin repeat domain-containing protein 1 — MMDKKNANGFQTTASEGGVQRKQLPYSVETPYGFHLDLDFLKYVDDIEKGNTIKRVHIQRRIKGPPKFSTLPRNFSLPGHGIRPAPKESPWSGTSTLGPKPKLRLTEVPQISDLKANEGGTLSRATTNQAANVISARLRDEGLLGSPSTEDKMKGTQMRPNLLRASSMPVTLQQRKGSDSSSPDRVVGTPENGSTENVFRASPDIAERRSAPQERVGIHQQITVALKRVRELEEQVKTIPELKAQICSLRLEREQLLRQLQAQQKAQASTLASKRAPCDEAQPQASRQGFNLSLTPQPHPNITRKETKQGSSEASMLEKETLVKNGAQQESIIQSDRPEICHQHKETVGSPLEHAGQDEGNPTQGDHLGNSSSVQQKLVLLEAKLLKASQELERTNHMLKEQIVENQVKNEKILQLSEGIRGEASPTEPHSRPRRESIDAGTETDRVDYANQETETESPGTVDQGTDTERICIELSVPIPRSGLIDKETETTVVDTQDKVTEVASELLESSPTLPVVNSLEQATVTEIASKKNPMTETTMATLEEDTDYPQRSRASSVDRGTETERVDTVDRLTETDVAQMNDQQTETEVERPQNNNPVRNAQTDTDRDVEITGNKWNIRVSESEEGKTTNERIQPEHTGIEAVTDSPDGIKEKSEASHAVNQTQESRRSQVATTGELAEAVTEVKLVQNNSETKAILLSGGVETHTLGTTATVVERASVKTGVPVRPQRGRRPSADQSQPPPQPQATPVCPRRGSDEIQGHPSKASAELKHQSPSQAQSVDNTTDLACEKESQWQPQSDVQSLSSGTKEVQTRPKSIQAPSKTTSRRDSKELKAATRGSQPLRRGSGDGRTRRSSGDVQTQSGRLSDESQPPKKEPESQTLRRGSSETVQHRTSGEATAASRRETDVAQQARRGSSESPTSPAALGQVVTRITGLLGEQWAQLGSSSGAQPSVSQQQQQQQQQQQQQQQQQSASAQKATAETGKGASAKPAGKAAGKPAPSKMSSIQSQLVSSLSVLSAFYSPSQKSAGNKQQDQGLKSIMKKNGDADKKGDKGTKKNLKFVGVNGGYESTSSDESSGEEKGKMDVEGGSLEAEEEKEKEPTSAEKPEEGADAQSKDAEEGAVAPAHKDSAKDLLDPHTSQELLGEEAEGEKVDKSFIDACLYVKDRMEEVTSPDKEMRQVLVVLYQEWFKVSSQKSSQADTVRFYLRQVGLTTPTLLPYVVNLTDGNGNMALHYSVSHSNFPVVKLLLDTGLCETDNVNKAGYTPVMLAALTAAESPDDLEAAQQLLGLGDVNARSRQMGQTALMLAVSHGRLAMVKLLLSCGADVNAQDCEGSTALMCASEHGHTHIARLLLETGRCDTSLTDKNGQTAKEVAEGASHTDVVDLIKAHGQPEDKAGK, encoded by the exons atgatggacaaaaaaaatg ccaatGGCTTTCAGACAACGGCCAGTGAAGGCGGTGTTCAGAGAAAGCAACTCCCCTACTCTGTGGAAACTCCTTATGGCTTCCACCTGGATTTGGATTTTCTCAAATATGTGGATGACATTGAAAAAGGCAATACCATCAAAAGAGTCCACATCCAACGCCGGATCAAGGGTCCTCCTAAATTCAGTACACTGCCCAGAAATTTCAGTCTCCCAGGCCATGGGATCCGTCCAGCCCCTAAGGAAAGCCCATGGTCCGGGACATCTACCTtgggcccaaaacctaaattacGGCTAACAGAGGTTCCGCAGATCTCTGATCTGAAAGCAAACGAAGGGGGAACTTTAAGCCGAGCGACAACCAACCAGGCAGCCAATGTTATTTCAGCTCGACTTCGAGATGAAGGACTTCTGGGGTCTCCGAGTACGGAAGACAAAATGAAGGGCACTCAAATGCGTCCCAATTTGCTTCGAGCGTCAAGCATGCCCGTCACGTTGCAACAACGGAAAGGTTCTGACTCAAGTAGTCCAGACCGTGTTGTGGGAACGCCAGAGAACGGTTCGACTGAAAATGTTTTTCGAGCATCACCAGATATAGCAGAGAGAAGAAGCGCTCCCCAAGAACGAGTGGGAATTCACCAGCAGATTACGGTGGCTTTGAAGCGGGTCAGAGAGCTTGAAGAACAGGTCAAAACCATCCCTGAACTAAAAGCTCAGATCTGCTCTCTAAGGTTGGAGAGGGAGCAGCTGCTACGTCAGCTTCAAGCCCAGCAAAAGGCCCAGGCTTCAACATTAGCATCTAAAAGGGCCCCATGTGATGAGGCCCAACCACAAGCAAGCAGACAAGGCTTTAATTTGTCCCTGACGCCACAACCTCATCCGAATATAACAAGAAAGGAAACGAAACAGGGGAGCTCAGAGGCAAGCATGCTTGAAAAGGAGACGTTGGTGAAGAACGGGGCTCAACAAGAATCCATTATTCAGTCGGACCGCCCCGAAATATGCCACCAACACAAAGAGACCGTAGGTAGTCCACTTGAACACGCAGGGCAGGACGAAGGCAATCCAACCCAAGGAGATCATTTAGGGAACTCCAGTAGTGTACAGCAAAAGCTCGTATTACTCGAGGCTAAACTTCTTAAGGCTAGTCAGGAACTGGAGAGAACTAACCATATGTTGAAAGAACAAATAGTGGAGAACCAAGTGAAAAATGAGAAAATACTGCAGCTTAGTGAGGGAATCAGAGGAGAGGCGTCTCCAACGGAACCGCACAGCAGACCGAGAAGAGAAAGTATAGACGCAGGGACGGAGACTGACAGAGTAGACTATGCCAACCAGGAAACAGAGACAGAGTCACCCGGTACAGTCGATCAAGGAACTGATACTGAAAGAATCTGTATTGAATTGTCCGTTCCCATACCAAGATCTGGATTGATTGATAAAGAAACGGAGACTACCGTCGTGGACACTCAGGACAAAGTGACAGAAGTTGCGTCAGAATTATTGGAGAGTAGCCCAACGTTGCCCGTAGTCAACAGCCTGGAACAGGCTACCGTCACTGAAATAGCCAGCAAAAAGAATCCGATGACTGAGACAACCATGGCTACGTTagaggaagacacggactatccACAGAGGTCAAGGGCCAGCAGCGTTGATAGggggacagagacagagagggtGGACACAGTGGACAGGTTGACAGAGACAGATGTAGCGCAGATGAATGATCAGCAGACTGAGACAGAAGTGGAAAGACCTCAGAATAACAATCCAGTCAGAAATGCTCAAACAGACACCGACAGAGACGTTGAAATTACAGGCAATAAGTGGAACATTAGGGTCAGTGAAAGTGAGGAAGGCAAAACAACAAATGAAAGAATCCAGCCAGAGCACACAGGCATTGAAGCTGTTACAGATAGTCCTGATGGGATTAAGGAAAAAAGTGAGGCTTCACATGCTGTTAACCAAACCCAAGAAAGTAGAAGATCACAAGTTGCAACAACAGGAGAACTAGCAGAAGCTGTCACAGAAGTAAAGCTCGTGCAAAATAACTCGGAAACTAAAGCAATATTACTTTCAGGCGGTGTTGAAACACACACTTTAGGGACTACTGCCACTGTTGTAGAGCGAGCCTCTGTGAAGACAGGAGTTCcagtaagacctcagagaggtcgTAGGCCATCCGCAGATCAGTCACAACCGCCTCCTCAACCTCAAGCTACTCCTGTGTGTCCCCGTAGGGGATCGGATGAAATTCAAGGTCATCCTTCAAAGGCCTCTGCAGAACTCAAACACCAATCCCCATCTCAGGCTCAGTCTGTGGACAACACTACAGACTTAGCATGTGAAAAGGAATCCCAATGGCAACCTCAAAGCGACGTTCAAAGCCTATCATCAGGCACCAAGGAAGTCCAAACGCGACCTAAATCTATCCAAGCTCCATCTAAAACGACAAGTCGCCGGGATTCAAAGGAGCTGAAAGCAGCCACGAGAGGATCGCAGCCTTTAAGACGCGGATCCGGCGACGGCCGCACACGCCGCTCATCGGGTGACGTCCAAACTCAGTCTGGAAGATTGTCCGATGAGAGTCAACCGCCTAAGAAAGAACCTGAATCACAAACGTTACGCAGAGGCTCCAGTGAAACAGTTCAGCACCGCACTTCCGGTGAAGCCACGGCGGCCTCACGTCGTGAGACCGACGTAGCCCAGCAGGCACGCAGAGGCTCCAGCGAATCACCCACTTCGCCTGCGGCTTTGGGTCAAGTGGTAACCCGGATAACGGGGCTTCTGGGCGAGCAGTGGGCTCAGTTGGGGAGCAGCTCCGGAGCGCAACCGTCCgtcagccagcagcagcagcagcagcagcagcagcagcagcagcagcagcagcagcagagtgcCAGCGCGCAAAAAGCCACGGCCGAGACGGGAAAGGGCGCCTCGGCCAAGCCTGCGGGAAAAGCTGCTGGGAAGCCTGCTCCCTCCAAGATGAGCTCCATTCAAAGTCAGTTGGTCAGTTCCCTGAGTGTTCTTTCTGCCTTTTACTCACCAAGCCAAAAAAGTGCTGGCAACAAACAGCAAGATCAAG GTCTCAAATCTATTATGAAGAAAAACGGGGACGCTGACAAGAAAGGGGATAAGGGAACCAAGAAAAACCTGAAGTTTGTCGGAGTGAATGGAGG GTACGAGAGCACGTCCAGCGACGAGTCCAGCGGCGAGGAGAAGGGCAAAATGGATGTTGAGGGGGGGAGCTTAGAGgcagaggaggagaaagaaaaggAGCCGACTTCAGCAGAAAAGCCTGAGGAGGGAGCAGATGCGCAGAGCAAAGATGCTGAAGAAGGTGCAGTGGCCCCGGCACACAAAGACAGTGCAAAAGACCTGCTGGATCCCCACACCAGCCAGGAGCTCCTGGGGGAAGAGGCTGAGGG AGAAAAAGTTGACAAGAGCTTTATAGACGCTTGCCTTTATGTAAAGGATCGCATGGAGGAGGTCACATCTCCAGATAAAGAAATG CGTCAGGTTTTAGTGGTCCTCTACCAGGAGTGGTTCAAAGTTTCCAGTCAGAAAAGCTCGCAGGCCGACACGGTGCGATTCTACCTGCGCCAAGTGGGCTTGACCACACCGACTCTCCTGCCATATGTTGTTAACCTGACGGACGGCAACGGGAATATGGCTCTCCACTACAGTGTGTCGCATTCAAACTTCCCCGTGGTCAAACTGCTGCTTGATACGG GACTCTGTGAAACCGATAACGTGAACAAGGCCGGCTACACTCCGGTGATGCTGGCCGCGCTCACAGCTGCCGAGAGTCCCGACGATTTAGAAGCGGCGCAACAGCTCCTCGGACTGGGGGATGTTAACGCCCGCTCCAGACAG ATGGGTCAGACGGCCCTGATGCTGGCCGTGAGCCACGGCCGCCTTGCCATGGTGAAGCTCCTGCTGAGTTGTGGCGCAGATGTAAACGCTCAGGATTGTGAGGGCTCCACAGCCTTGATGTGTGCCAGTGAGCACGGCCACACTCACATTGCCCGCCTGCTGCTGGAGACGGGTCGCTGTGACACCAGCCTCACAGATAAG AATGGACAGACTGCAAAAGAGGTGGCAGAGGGAGCTTCCCACACAGATGTTGTTGATCTAATCAAGGCCCATGGCCAGCCTGAAGACAAAGCTGGGAAATGA